Sequence from the Campylobacter sp. MIT 12-8780 genome:
CAAAGGCACAAAGCTTGTTAGTGTCGCTGGCATTCACCTTGAGCCTATGGGTGTGTATTCTAAGAAATTTAAAAATATCAAAGAGCTTAAAAATGGTGCAAAAATTGCTATTCCAAATGATCCGACAAATGAAAGCAGGGCTTTAAATATCATCGCTAGCACAAAAGCGATTGAGTTTAAAGACGCTCAAAAAGAGCTTAAAACTCCACTTGATATTAGCAAAAATGATCTTAAGCTTAAATTCCTAGAGCTTAAAGCTGCCCAGCTTCCAAGGGCTTTAGAAGATGCTGATTTTGCTGTGATTAATTCAAACTATGCTATGGCAGCAAATTTAAATCCGGTTAAGGATTCTCTTGTTATAGAAAGCAAAGATAGTCCTTATGTGAATATCTTAGTTGTAAAAGCTGGCAATGAAAACACAGCTAAAACCAAAGCTTTAATCAAAGCCTTACAAAGCAATGAAGTGAAAAAATTCATCGAAGAAAAATATCAAGGTGCGGTAATCCCAGCATTTTAAACCAAAGCTCCTTAAAAAAGGGGCTTGGCATACAAAGGAGTATATATGAAAATTAAAGCTTTTATTTTAGCGAGCTTGCTTTTTTTAACAAATTTGAGTGCAAATGATAAGATCATCACTATAGGAGCAACTCCGGTGCCTTTTGGTGAAATTTTAGAATTTGCAAAACCGCTTTTTAAACAAAAGGGCTATGAGCTTAAAATCGTTGAATTTAGCGATTATTCTATACCAAATAAAGCCTTGCTTGAAGGCTCACTGGATGCAAATTTATTTCAGCATAAGCCGTATTTAGATGAGTTTAACAAGGCAAATAAGACAGATTTACAAGCTGTTTTAAGTGTGGCTATCTTTCCTATGGGGGCGTATTCAAGAAAATTTAAGGATATAAGTGAGCTTAAAACTGGCTCAAGTGTAGCTGTGCCAAATGATCCTACAAATGAAAGTAGGGCTTTGGAAGTCCTTGAAAAAGCAAATTTAATCAAGCTTGATGGGAAAGTAGCTTTAAAAACCCCGCTTGATATTAGTTCTAATCCTAAAAAATTAAAATTTAAAGAGTTAAAAGCTGCTCAAGTTCCAAGGGCTTTAGAGGATGTGGATTTAGCGGTGATTAATACTAACTACGCTCTTGATTTTGGTTTAAAACCGCTTAAGGATTCTATTATCCTAGAGGATAAAAATAGTCCTTATGCAAATTTTCTTGCTGTGCGTAAAGAAGATATAAATTCAGCCAAAACTCAAGTTATAAAAGAAATTTTGCATAGTCAAGAAGTAAAGAAATTTATGCTTGAAAAATATGAGGGTAATATCATCCCAACTTTTTAGACAAAAATGCGTTTCAAAGCTTTGTTTTATAAGAATTTTTTTGTATGATAGTGTAAAAAAACTACGGAGCAAGGCTTTGATACGAAAAATTTGTTTTTTGTTATTTGTGCCGTTTTTAGCTTTTGGACTTGATACAAATCTAGAACAAGTAAAACTCGAACTTATCAAGACATATCAAAACAAATTCCCAACCCTTATCATCAAAGATATAGAGCTTCACACTAATTCTTTACCAAGGGACTTTTCACAATATAAATTTTTAAAACTTGCACAAGGTAAATTCAACCGAGCAAATGGTTATTTAAGAGCTGAATTTAAAAGCCCGCAAAACTTGCAAAGGAATATTTTTTTACGCTATTTTATCAAGGCTGATTTAGAGGTTTTAAGGGCAAATAAGGACTTAGAAAGAGGACAAAGCTTGAGTGCTTTTGATTATAATCTTGTTTTAATGAGTTTTGATAAAGTGCCTCAAGATGCTCTTTTGCGTGATGATGATCTTGATTTGATTGCTAAGACTACAATACGAAAAAATAGTATTTTGAAAAAAAATATGTTTAAAGGTAACAAGCTCATCAAAAAAAACAATACTATACAAGGCTTGCTTAAAGATGAAGGTTTAAATGTGCTGATTGAAGTAAGTGCCCTTGAAAGTGGCGATAAAGGCGAGATAATCAAAGTCAAAACTAAAGATGGCAAAGTTATGCAAGGACAGATTATCAACAAAAACGAGGTGCTTTTGCAATGAAAATTCTTGTTGGTATAAGTGGGGCAAGTAGTGTAAATTTAGGCTTTTCTTTGCTTAAGGCTTTAGAAAATATTGCTTTGCAAGAACAAAGATTACAAATTTATGCAGTGATAAGCGAGGGGGCAAAAACCAGCTTTTTAGCTGAAAATGTCCAGCAAAACTTAACTCATCAAGATGAGTTTTTATGCTTTTGCAAGGATAAATTTAAGCTTGAAAAAACGCAGTTTTTTGATGATAAAAACTTAGCTGTTGGGGTTTCAAGCGGTTCTTTTGGTATAGAAAAAACTATCATCGCCCCTTGTTCTATCAATACTCTAGCTCAAATTTATCAAGGCTTAGCTCATACTTTGCTTACTAGAGCTTGTGCTGTGGCTTTAAAGGAGCAAAAAAAGCTCATTTTAGGGGTAAGAGAACTGCCTTTTTCAACTTTAAATTTAAAACATATGTATAAGCTTTCTAAGATGGGCGTTTGTATAGCTCCTCCTGTAATGGCAAGCTATAGTAAGGCTTCAAGCTTAAAAGAACTTGAAAATTTCATCGTTGGCAAATGGCTTGATTTACTTGGCTTAAAACATGATTTATTTAAAAAATGGCAAAATGAGTTGGATTAAGCAAAAATTTGCTAGAATTCTTTGTTTGATCGTATAAATTTAAAATTGGAGTAAAGCAAATGACTTGTTTATATCCAGGCACCTTTGATCCTATCACAAATGGGCATTTAGATGTGATTAAAAGAGCCTTAAATATCTTTGATAAAGTTGTCGTAGCCATCGCTAAAAATGAGCAAAAACACCCCTTTTTTAGCCTAGAAAAAAGAAAACAACTTGCTTTGCTGGCTACTGAAAATTTAAAGGGCAATGTGCAAATCATCACTTTTGATTTTTTGCTTGTGGATTTAGCAAGGCAGATGAATATAAGCACTGTCATTCGTGGGCTTAGAGCGGTGAGCGACTTTGAGTATGAATTGCAGCTTAATTATGCTAATAATGCCTTATGGCAAGAATTTGAAACCATTTTTTTGATGCCTCATTTGAAAAACGCTTTTATCTCAAGCTCCATAGTGCGTTCAGTAAATGAACACGGCGGAGATTTAAGCTCGCTTGTGCCAAAAGAGATTATTCCTTATATGAAAGATAGAGAATGTATGTAGTATTTGAAGGACTTGATGGAGTAGGCAAAAGCACACAAATAGAGCTCTTAAAGCCTGAATTTCAAAACGCTCTTTTTACGCTTGAACCCGGTGCAACTGAATTTGGCAAGCATATAAGAACCTTATTGCTTAATAGCGAGTATAGTTTTGATGCAAAAACTGAACTTATGCTTTTTTTGGCTGATAGGGCTGATCATTTTGAACGCGTATTAAAGCCAAATTCTGATAAGCTCATTATCTCAGATCGAAGTGTTATTTCTGGTATAGCTTATGCAAGCGTGCATTTTAGCTTAGAAAGTTTGCTTTTTTTAAATGATTTTGTGCTTGAGGATTTTTTTCCAAAAAAGGCTGTGTTTTTACAAGCCGATGAAGAAGTACTTAGACAAAGACTTGTTGGCAAAGGGCTTGATAAGATAGAACAAAGAGGCTTTGAGTATTTTATGAATATACAAGAAAATTTCAAAAAAACGCTTTTGTTTTTAAAAGAGCAAAAAAATCTCGAGTTTATCACGCTTGAAGCTTGTGAGGATAAGCTTAAACTTCATAAATTAATTAAGGAATTTATCAATGATTAGTGCTTTAAAAGGAATGAAAGATATCTTTGATAAGCAGGCTAGGCTTTATGAAAAAGTGGTGCGAACCTGCGAGGAAGTAGCTATAAACTATGGTTTTAGCTTTATAAATACACCTCATTTAGAGCTTAGCAAGCTTTTTAGACGCAGTGTTGGAGAAAGCTCTGATATAGTGGGTAAAGAAATGTATGAGTTTATCGATAAGGGGCAAAATGAAGTTTGCTTGCGACCTGAGGGCACGGCTGGGGTTGTAAGAGCGTATATAGAGCATAAATTTGATAAAAGTATGAGTGTAAAAAGATGGTTTTATCATGGTTCAATGTTTCGCTATGAAAGACCACAAAAAGGACGTTTGCGTGAATTTCATCAATTTGGGGTTGAAAGCTTTGGCACCCCAAGTGTATATGAGGATGCAAAACTCATAGCCATGCTTCATACTATCTTAAAAAAACTTGAAATTCAAACAAGATTAAAGATAAACTCACTAGGTTGTGAAAAGTGCATGGGAGTGTTTAAGCAAAAATTTCTTGCCTTTGTTGAGAGCAAGGAAGGCTTTTGTGAGGATTGTTTAAGACGCAAGGAACAAAATGTTATTCGTATGCTTGATTGCAAAAACGAGCATTGTCAAGAGCTTTTAAAAAATCACCCAAAATTAAGTGAGTGCTTATGCGAGGAATGCAGGCAAGATTTTAGCCTTTTAAAAGAGCTTTTAAGTGCGAGTAGTATAAGCTTTGAGTGTGATGAAAGGTTGGTGCGTGGGCTTGATTATTACTCAAAAACGGCTTTTGAGTTTGAAAGTGATGAACTTGGTGCAAAGTCTGCTGTAGCAGGTGGTGGGCGTTATGATAGATTGATTGCTTATCTTGGAGGCAAGCAAGGTTATGGAGTGGGCTTTGCTATAGGTATAGAACGTTTAATGGCGATTTTAGAGCTTAAAGAACAAAAAGAGCTAAGAAAAGGAATTTATCTTTGTGCCTTAGATGAGGCTTTTATCAAAGAGCTTTTTGCTTTAAGTTTAAAACTTCAAGAAAGCAAAATCGTGCATTTTAATCATGAAGCAAAAAAGCTTGCAAAGCATTTAAATCAAGCTGATACTTTAGGAGCTGAAGTTTTTTTATGTATGGGTGAAGATGAGGCGCAAAAACAAAGTCTTTTTTATAAAAACTTAAGCACAAAAGAAGAAAAACTCATACGCATTAAAGACTTGGAGCAGGCTTTATGAAAGATTATGGTATAGATATTTGGGGCGATGATAATTTCATCATTAAAAATGGCAAGGTTTGTGTAAATTTTGGCAAAAAACCAGCCCTCATTGAGATCATAAGAGCCTTAAGAGATGATGGCTATAAAGGACCTTTGTTGCTTCGTTTTCCTCATCTTATCCACAAGCAAATTGAAAATATTTATGGTAAATTTGCAAATGCAAGAAAGGAATTTGACTATAAAGGCTCATTTAACGCTGTATATCCGCTCAAGGTAAATCAATATCCAGGCTTTGTAAAAAACCTTGTTAAACTTGGCAAGGATTATAATTACGGACTTGAAGCAGGTTCAAAGGCTGAACTTTTGCTGGCTATGGCGTATAATAATCAAGACGCACCCATCACAGTCAATGGCTTTAAGGACAGAGAGCTTATCAACATAGGCTTTATAGCTCGCGAAATGGGGCATAATATCACTTTGACTATAGAGGGCTTAAATGAGCTTGAAAGCATTATTGATATAGCTAAGGAACGTTTTAAGCCTAAGCCAAATATAGGCTTAAGGGTAAGGCTTCATTCAGCTGGGGTTGGAATTTGGGCTAAGAGTGGAGGGATAAACTCTAAGTTTGGACTTACTTCAACTGAGCTTATAGAGGCTATTAATTTGCTTAAAAAAAATAACTTACTTGAGTATTTTACCATGATACATTTTCATCTTGGCTCGCAAATCACTGAAATCCACCCCCTTAAAAAAGCTTTAAATGAGGCAGGCAATATCTACACAGAGCTAAGAAAAATGGGAGCAAAAAATTTAAAAGCCATTAATCTAGGCGGAGGCTTAGCTGTGGAGTACTCGCAGTTTAAGGATGAGCAAAGCAAAAACTATACCTTAGGTGAGTATGCTAATGATGTGGTGTTTATCCTTAAAAATATAGCCGAGCAAAAAAAGGACTTAGAGCCAGACATTTTTATAGAAAGCGGACGTTTTGTCGCGGCAAGCCATGCTGTTTTAATTGCTCCTGTTTTAGAGCTTTTTTCTCAAGAATACACAGAAAGCAAACTTGCACTTAAAAAGCAAAATCCAAAGCTTGTTGATGAGCTTTATGATCTATATAAAAGTATAAAGCCTTCAAATGCCCTTGAATATATGCACGATAGCATAGATCATATGGAGAGCATTTTAACCCTTTTTGATCTAGGCTATGTGGATTTAATAGATAGATCAAATACTGAAATTTTAGTGCATTTAATCATCAAAAAAGCCATTGCTTTGCTTGGAGATACGCAAAACTCAGCTGATTTTTTAGCCTTGCAAAATGAGGTGCAAGAACGTTATTTGATCAATTTTTCACTTTTTCAATCAATCCCTGATTTTTGGGGCTTAGAGCAAAATTTTCCTATCATGCCTTTGACGCATTTGGATAAAAAACCAACAAGAAGTGCGAGCATTTGGGATATTACTTGTGATAGCGATGGTGAAATTTCATATTCTAAGAGCAATCCTTTATTTTTACACGACATAGATATTGAGAAAGAAAATTATTTTTTAGGATTTTTTTTAGTAGGAGCTTATCAAGAAGTACTTGGAATGAAACACAATCTTTTTGTGCATCCTACTGAAGCAAGTATAAAGATAGATGAAAAAGGCTATGAGCTCGAAAGTGTCATAGAAGCTCAATCCATACTTGATACTTTAGACGATTTAGATTATGATATCCATGTGATTATGGACATACTTAATGAAAGAATTTCAAATTCAAAACTTGTGAATGAAAAGCAAAAAAAGCAAATTTTAGGCGAACTTTATCTATTTTTAAATGATAATGGATATTTAAAAAGTGCAGATGTGTGATGAATTTTTTTGCTCTTATTAAAGAAGATTTTGATCAAGCTAAGCTTCAAGATCCAGCTTATCATTCAGTTCTTGAGCTTTTTTTTAATTATCCTGGTATTTGGGCTGTGGTAAATTACCGCTTTGCGCATTTTTTCTACACAAGAAAATGCAAGCGAATCGCTCGTGTTATCAGCGGAATTTCACAATTTTTTACAGGAGTTGATTTACACCCTGGCGCAAAACTTGGCAGACGTGTATTTATCGATCATGCAAATGGAGTTGTTATAGGACAAACGGCTATCATTGAAGATGATGTTTTGATCTATCAAGGCGTAACCTTAGGTGGCACAAGCCTAGATAAAAACACTAAACGTCACCCTACCATAAAAAGCGGTGTTATCATAGGAGCAGGAGCAAGAGTGCTTGGCAATATCACCATAGGCAAAAACGCAAAAATAGGCTCAAATGCTGTAGTTATAGCCGATGTTCCAGAAAGCGCAACAGCTGTTGGCATACCAGCAAGGATAGTAAAAAACAAAAAAGAAAATAGCAGAGCTATAGACAAGCATTGCGAAGACAAACTTGCTTTGCTTGAAAAAAGAGTGCTTGAGCTTGAGAATTTGCTTTTGCATGGAAAAAATGAGTATTAGTTTTTAGCTCAAAAAAGACAAGGGATTTGCAAAACTTTTAACTAGCTTATTTTTATAAAAATTTATGCTTTTAAAACACCTTTTTTACAGATAATAAAAATAAAAAGTATTTTTATAGCTTAAGTTGTAAAGTTTGATTTGATTTTTTGAGAAAGAATAAAAGTTTGATTTGATAAATTTTGCTATAATCTTGCCTTTAGTTTAAGGAAAATAATGCCACTTTCAAAGCTTAATGAAGAACAATACAAAGCCGCCACAGCCAAACTCGGACACAATCTTATCATCGCTAGTGCTGGCACGGGTAAAACTTCTACCATAGTTGCGCGCATAGCATATCTTTTAAAGCAAGGAATTTGTGCTGAAAAGATTATGCTTTTAACCTTTACAAACAAAGCAAGTAAAGAGATGATCTCTCGCTTAAGTCTTTATTTTCCAAAAGAAATTACACAAAAAATTATCGCCGGAACCTTTCACAGCACCGCTTATACCTTACTTAAAGAACGCAACAAAGAAATACTTTTAAAGCCAAATGCTGAACTTAAAGTGCTTTTAAAAAGTGTTTATGAGCGAAGAACTTTTGCTCATTTAAGTGATACTAAGCCTTATATGCCAAGTTATTTGTATGATATATACTCACTTTTTCAAAATAAA
This genomic interval carries:
- a CDS encoding MetQ/NlpA family ABC transporter substrate-binding protein, which codes for MKIKAFILASLLFLTNLSANDKIITIGATPVPFGEILEFAKPLFKQKGYELKIVEFSDYSIPNKALLEGSLDANLFQHKPYLDEFNKANKTDLQAVLSVAIFPMGAYSRKFKDISELKTGSSVAVPNDPTNESRALEVLEKANLIKLDGKVALKTPLDISSNPKKLKFKELKAAQVPRALEDVDLAVINTNYALDFGLKPLKDSIILEDKNSPYANFLAVRKEDINSAKTQVIKEILHSQEVKKFMLEKYEGNIIPTF
- the hisS gene encoding histidine--tRNA ligase, yielding MISALKGMKDIFDKQARLYEKVVRTCEEVAINYGFSFINTPHLELSKLFRRSVGESSDIVGKEMYEFIDKGQNEVCLRPEGTAGVVRAYIEHKFDKSMSVKRWFYHGSMFRYERPQKGRLREFHQFGVESFGTPSVYEDAKLIAMLHTILKKLEIQTRLKINSLGCEKCMGVFKQKFLAFVESKEGFCEDCLRRKEQNVIRMLDCKNEHCQELLKNHPKLSECLCEECRQDFSLLKELLSASSISFECDERLVRGLDYYSKTAFEFESDELGAKSAVAGGGRYDRLIAYLGGKQGYGVGFAIGIERLMAILELKEQKELRKGIYLCALDEAFIKELFALSLKLQESKIVHFNHEAKKLAKHLNQADTLGAEVFLCMGEDEAQKQSLFYKNLSTKEEKLIRIKDLEQAL
- a CDS encoding UbiX family flavin prenyltransferase, whose protein sequence is MKILVGISGASSVNLGFSLLKALENIALQEQRLQIYAVISEGAKTSFLAENVQQNLTHQDEFLCFCKDKFKLEKTQFFDDKNLAVGVSSGSFGIEKTIIAPCSINTLAQIYQGLAHTLLTRACAVALKEQKKLILGVRELPFSTLNLKHMYKLSKMGVCIAPPVMASYSKASSLKELENFIVGKWLDLLGLKHDLFKKWQNELD
- the flgA gene encoding flagellar basal body P-ring formation chaperone FlgA codes for the protein MYDSVKKLRSKALIRKICFLLFVPFLAFGLDTNLEQVKLELIKTYQNKFPTLIIKDIELHTNSLPRDFSQYKFLKLAQGKFNRANGYLRAEFKSPQNLQRNIFLRYFIKADLEVLRANKDLERGQSLSAFDYNLVLMSFDKVPQDALLRDDDLDLIAKTTIRKNSILKKNMFKGNKLIKKNNTIQGLLKDEGLNVLIEVSALESGDKGEIIKVKTKDGKVMQGQIINKNEVLLQ
- the tmk gene encoding dTMP kinase produces the protein MYVVFEGLDGVGKSTQIELLKPEFQNALFTLEPGATEFGKHIRTLLLNSEYSFDAKTELMLFLADRADHFERVLKPNSDKLIISDRSVISGIAYASVHFSLESLLFLNDFVLEDFFPKKAVFLQADEEVLRQRLVGKGLDKIEQRGFEYFMNIQENFKKTLLFLKEQKNLEFITLEACEDKLKLHKLIKEFIND
- the coaD gene encoding pantetheine-phosphate adenylyltransferase, coding for MTCLYPGTFDPITNGHLDVIKRALNIFDKVVVAIAKNEQKHPFFSLEKRKQLALLATENLKGNVQIITFDFLLVDLARQMNISTVIRGLRAVSDFEYELQLNYANNALWQEFETIFLMPHLKNAFISSSIVRSVNEHGGDLSSLVPKEIIPYMKDRECM
- the cysE gene encoding serine O-acetyltransferase, whose translation is MNFFALIKEDFDQAKLQDPAYHSVLELFFNYPGIWAVVNYRFAHFFYTRKCKRIARVISGISQFFTGVDLHPGAKLGRRVFIDHANGVVIGQTAIIEDDVLIYQGVTLGGTSLDKNTKRHPTIKSGVIIGAGARVLGNITIGKNAKIGSNAVVIADVPESATAVGIPARIVKNKKENSRAIDKHCEDKLALLEKRVLELENLLLHGKNEY
- the speA gene encoding biosynthetic arginine decarboxylase, with the translated sequence MKDYGIDIWGDDNFIIKNGKVCVNFGKKPALIEIIRALRDDGYKGPLLLRFPHLIHKQIENIYGKFANARKEFDYKGSFNAVYPLKVNQYPGFVKNLVKLGKDYNYGLEAGSKAELLLAMAYNNQDAPITVNGFKDRELINIGFIAREMGHNITLTIEGLNELESIIDIAKERFKPKPNIGLRVRLHSAGVGIWAKSGGINSKFGLTSTELIEAINLLKKNNLLEYFTMIHFHLGSQITEIHPLKKALNEAGNIYTELRKMGAKNLKAINLGGGLAVEYSQFKDEQSKNYTLGEYANDVVFILKNIAEQKKDLEPDIFIESGRFVAASHAVLIAPVLELFSQEYTESKLALKKQNPKLVDELYDLYKSIKPSNALEYMHDSIDHMESILTLFDLGYVDLIDRSNTEILVHLIIKKAIALLGDTQNSADFLALQNEVQERYLINFSLFQSIPDFWGLEQNFPIMPLTHLDKKPTRSASIWDITCDSDGEISYSKSNPLFLHDIDIEKENYFLGFFLVGAYQEVLGMKHNLFVHPTEASIKIDEKGYELESVIEAQSILDTLDDLDYDIHVIMDILNERISNSKLVNEKQKKQILGELYLFLNDNGYLKSADV
- a CDS encoding MetQ/NlpA family ABC transporter substrate-binding protein, which encodes MKLKTLLLASILGLTTYANAEKIIVGATPVPHAEILQFIKPNLAKAGFELEIKEFNDYVQPNLATDSGELDANFFQHTPYLNEFNKNKGTKLVSVAGIHLEPMGVYSKKFKNIKELKNGAKIAIPNDPTNESRALNIIASTKAIEFKDAQKELKTPLDISKNDLKLKFLELKAAQLPRALEDADFAVINSNYAMAANLNPVKDSLVIESKDSPYVNILVVKAGNENTAKTKALIKALQSNEVKKFIEEKYQGAVIPAF